A single genomic interval of Hevea brasiliensis isolate MT/VB/25A 57/8 chromosome 4, ASM3005281v1, whole genome shotgun sequence harbors:
- the LOC110635263 gene encoding late embryogenesis abundant protein D-29 — MASRLLVWLALVMLLTLVIGCNSSSVDHLPSTSEESEDFKAKGEAQEATEEAAEKAEEAKETTESWTEWAKEKISETIGRKQDEAKKVSDAVTDSAKRAKDEASERAGDVKDAATHKAEEMADRAKEKTNAAKEKLGATVGAAKEKASETAEEVKEKAYEAKKGAAEKAEAAYEEAKDKARVTSGAAKEKASQKAEEARERLAKKAEDAKEAAKEMGNKAREKQAETEDEAKEGLDIAKQKAGETLESAKKKSQELKDNVGGRVADEEL, encoded by the exons ATGGCTTCAAGGCTTTTGGTTTGGTTGGCGCTTGTGATGCTGTTAACGCTTGTTATCGGTTGTAATAGCTCCAGCGTCGACCATCTGCCGTCGACAAGCGAGGAAAGTGAGGACTTTAAGGCGAAGGGAGAGGCACAAGAAGCAACAGAAGAGGCGGCAGAGAAAGCTGAAGAGGCGAAAGAAACAACGGAGTCCTGGACTGAATGGGCTAAGGAGAAAATCTCTGAGACAATTGGACGAAAGCAAGATGAAGCTAAGAAAGTCTCTGATGCAGTCACCGACTCTGCTAAGAGGGCCAAAGACGAGGCATCTG AAAGAGCTGGAGATGTGAAGGATGCCGCAACACACAAGGCAGAAGAAATGGCGGATAGGGCAAAAGAGAAGACGAATGCAGCCAAGGAAAAGCTTGGTGCTACAGTTGGTGCAGCTAAAGAGAAGGCTAGTGAAACTGCAGAAGAAGTAAAAGAAAAGGCTTACGAGGCAAAGAAGGGAGCGGCAGAGAAAGCAGAGGCGGCATATGAGGAAGCAAAGGACAAGGCCAGAGTAACTAGTGGTGCGGCCAAGGAAAAAGCATCCCAGAAGGCGGAAGAGGCGAGGGAGCGGTTAGCAAAGAAAGCTGAAGACGCAAAAGAGGCGGCTAAGGAAATGGGGAACAAGGCAAGGGAAAAGCAAGCGGAAACAGAAGACGAGGCTAAAGAGGGTCTTGATATAGCCAAACAAAAAGCTGGGGAGACCTTAGAATCTGCAAAGAAGAAATCACAGGAGCTTAAGGATAATGTAGGTGGTAGGGTGGCAGACGAAGAGCTTTGA
- the LOC110635260 gene encoding CBL-interacting serine/threonine-protein kinase 17 isoform X2 yields the protein MRLGKYELGRTLGEGNFGKVKLAKNIESGQPFAVKILEKNRIIHLNITDQIKREIATLKLLKHPNVVRLYEVLASKSKIYMVLEYVNGGELFDRIASKGKLSEAQGRKLFQQLIDGVSYCHSKGVFHRDLKLENVLVDAKGNIKISDFGLSALPQHFRIFKGDAQIPKWLSPGAQNMIRRILDPNPVTRITVAGIKADEWFKQDYTPADPAEEEDDIYIDNEAFSMHEMPLEGERSPGSPALINAFQLIGMSSCLDLSGFFEKEDVSERKIRFTSSHSLKDLLEKIEDIVTGMGFRIQKKNGKLKVVQENKEQRSMGSLAVAAEVFEISPSLHVVELHKSYGDPSVYRQLCKKLSNDLSVPSGQGLLTTQV from the exons ATGCGACTTGGTAAATACGAGCTCGGCAGGACTCTTGGGGAAGGCAATTTTGGAAAAGTCAAATTAGCGAAGAACATTGAATCCGGCCAACCTTTTGCTGTTAAAATTCTTGAGAAGAACAGAATCATCCATCTCAACATCACTGATCAG ATAAAGAGGGAGATCGCCACCTTGAAGCTTCTTAAACATCCGAACGTTGTCAGATTATATGAG GTCTTGGCAAGCAAATCAAAGATTTACATGGTCCTAGAATATGTAAATGGAGGGGAATTGTTTGACAGAATA GCATCCAAGGGCAAGCTTTCAGAAGCTCAGGGCAGGAAGCTCTTTCAGCAGTTGATTGATGGTGTCAGTTACTGTCACAGCAAAGGTGTTTTCCATAGGGATCTCAAG CTAGAGAATGTTCTTGTTGATGCAAAAGGAAACATAAAGATATCTGATTTTGGACTCAGCGCTTTACCACAGCATTTCAGG ATATTCAAGGGTGACGCTCAGATACCTAAATGGCTATCACCAGGTGCTCAAAACATGATAAGGAGGATCCTTGATCCAAATCCAGTTACCAGAATAACAGTGGCAGGTATCAAAGCTGATGAATGGTTCAAGCAGGACTATACTCCTGCTGATCctgcagaagaagaagatgatataTATATTGACAATGAAGCTTTCTCGATGCATGAAATG CCATTGGAAGGGGAGAGGAGTCCAGGATCGCCTGCACTCATCAATGCCTTTCAGTTGATTGGAATGTCCTCATGTCTAGACCTCTCTGGGTTCTTTGAGAAAGAG GATGTTTCAGAGAGGAAGATTAGATTTACATCTAGTCACTCTTTGAAGGATTTGCTTGAGAAAATAGAGGATATTGTGACGGGGATGGGATTTCGAATCCAAAAGAAAAATGGGAAG ttgaaagtggtGCAAGAGAACAAGGAGCAGAGAAGTATGGGTAGTCTTGCAGTTGCTGCAGAG GTATTTGAAATAAGTCCATCGCTGCATGTAGTTGAATTACATAAATCATATGGAGATCCTTCAGTTTATAGACAG TTATGTAAAAAGCTATCAAATGATTTAAGCGTCCCATCGGGTCAAGGACTGTTGACCACACAAGTGTGA
- the LOC110635260 gene encoding CBL-interacting serine/threonine-protein kinase 1 isoform X1 — MRLGKYELGRTLGEGNFGKVKLAKNIESGQPFAVKILEKNRIIHLNITDQIKREIATLKLLKHPNVVRLYEVLASKSKIYMVLEYVNGGELFDRIASKGKLSEAQGRKLFQQLIDGVSYCHSKGVFHRDLKLENVLVDAKGNIKISDFGLSALPQHFRDDGLLHTTCGSPNYVAPEILSNRGYDGATSDIWSCGVILYVILTGYLPFDDRNIAVLYQKIFKGDAQIPKWLSPGAQNMIRRILDPNPVTRITVAGIKADEWFKQDYTPADPAEEEDDIYIDNEAFSMHEMPLEGERSPGSPALINAFQLIGMSSCLDLSGFFEKEDVSERKIRFTSSHSLKDLLEKIEDIVTGMGFRIQKKNGKLKVVQENKEQRSMGSLAVAAEVFEISPSLHVVELHKSYGDPSVYRQLCKKLSNDLSVPSGQGLLTTQV; from the exons ATGCGACTTGGTAAATACGAGCTCGGCAGGACTCTTGGGGAAGGCAATTTTGGAAAAGTCAAATTAGCGAAGAACATTGAATCCGGCCAACCTTTTGCTGTTAAAATTCTTGAGAAGAACAGAATCATCCATCTCAACATCACTGATCAG ATAAAGAGGGAGATCGCCACCTTGAAGCTTCTTAAACATCCGAACGTTGTCAGATTATATGAG GTCTTGGCAAGCAAATCAAAGATTTACATGGTCCTAGAATATGTAAATGGAGGGGAATTGTTTGACAGAATA GCATCCAAGGGCAAGCTTTCAGAAGCTCAGGGCAGGAAGCTCTTTCAGCAGTTGATTGATGGTGTCAGTTACTGTCACAGCAAAGGTGTTTTCCATAGGGATCTCAAG CTAGAGAATGTTCTTGTTGATGCAAAAGGAAACATAAAGATATCTGATTTTGGACTCAGCGCTTTACCACAGCATTTCAGG GATGATGGGTTACTGCATACAACCTGCGGAAGTCCTAACTATGTTGCACCTGAGATTCTCTCAAACAGAGGTTATGATGGTGCCACATCAGATATTTGGTCATGTGGtgttattttatatgtaattctCACAGGATATCTCCCTTTTGATGATAGAAACATTGCAGTTCTATATCAAAAG ATATTCAAGGGTGACGCTCAGATACCTAAATGGCTATCACCAGGTGCTCAAAACATGATAAGGAGGATCCTTGATCCAAATCCAGTTACCAGAATAACAGTGGCAGGTATCAAAGCTGATGAATGGTTCAAGCAGGACTATACTCCTGCTGATCctgcagaagaagaagatgatataTATATTGACAATGAAGCTTTCTCGATGCATGAAATG CCATTGGAAGGGGAGAGGAGTCCAGGATCGCCTGCACTCATCAATGCCTTTCAGTTGATTGGAATGTCCTCATGTCTAGACCTCTCTGGGTTCTTTGAGAAAGAG GATGTTTCAGAGAGGAAGATTAGATTTACATCTAGTCACTCTTTGAAGGATTTGCTTGAGAAAATAGAGGATATTGTGACGGGGATGGGATTTCGAATCCAAAAGAAAAATGGGAAG ttgaaagtggtGCAAGAGAACAAGGAGCAGAGAAGTATGGGTAGTCTTGCAGTTGCTGCAGAG GTATTTGAAATAAGTCCATCGCTGCATGTAGTTGAATTACATAAATCATATGGAGATCCTTCAGTTTATAGACAG TTATGTAAAAAGCTATCAAATGATTTAAGCGTCCCATCGGGTCAAGGACTGTTGACCACACAAGTGTGA
- the LOC110635260 gene encoding CBL-interacting serine/threonine-protein kinase 1 isoform X3, whose product MVLEYVNGGELFDRIASKGKLSEAQGRKLFQQLIDGVSYCHSKGVFHRDLKLENVLVDAKGNIKISDFGLSALPQHFRDDGLLHTTCGSPNYVAPEILSNRGYDGATSDIWSCGVILYVILTGYLPFDDRNIAVLYQKIFKGDAQIPKWLSPGAQNMIRRILDPNPVTRITVAGIKADEWFKQDYTPADPAEEEDDIYIDNEAFSMHEMPLEGERSPGSPALINAFQLIGMSSCLDLSGFFEKEDVSERKIRFTSSHSLKDLLEKIEDIVTGMGFRIQKKNGKLKVVQENKEQRSMGSLAVAAEVFEISPSLHVVELHKSYGDPSVYRQLCKKLSNDLSVPSGQGLLTTQV is encoded by the exons ATGGTCCTAGAATATGTAAATGGAGGGGAATTGTTTGACAGAATA GCATCCAAGGGCAAGCTTTCAGAAGCTCAGGGCAGGAAGCTCTTTCAGCAGTTGATTGATGGTGTCAGTTACTGTCACAGCAAAGGTGTTTTCCATAGGGATCTCAAG CTAGAGAATGTTCTTGTTGATGCAAAAGGAAACATAAAGATATCTGATTTTGGACTCAGCGCTTTACCACAGCATTTCAGG GATGATGGGTTACTGCATACAACCTGCGGAAGTCCTAACTATGTTGCACCTGAGATTCTCTCAAACAGAGGTTATGATGGTGCCACATCAGATATTTGGTCATGTGGtgttattttatatgtaattctCACAGGATATCTCCCTTTTGATGATAGAAACATTGCAGTTCTATATCAAAAG ATATTCAAGGGTGACGCTCAGATACCTAAATGGCTATCACCAGGTGCTCAAAACATGATAAGGAGGATCCTTGATCCAAATCCAGTTACCAGAATAACAGTGGCAGGTATCAAAGCTGATGAATGGTTCAAGCAGGACTATACTCCTGCTGATCctgcagaagaagaagatgatataTATATTGACAATGAAGCTTTCTCGATGCATGAAATG CCATTGGAAGGGGAGAGGAGTCCAGGATCGCCTGCACTCATCAATGCCTTTCAGTTGATTGGAATGTCCTCATGTCTAGACCTCTCTGGGTTCTTTGAGAAAGAG GATGTTTCAGAGAGGAAGATTAGATTTACATCTAGTCACTCTTTGAAGGATTTGCTTGAGAAAATAGAGGATATTGTGACGGGGATGGGATTTCGAATCCAAAAGAAAAATGGGAAG ttgaaagtggtGCAAGAGAACAAGGAGCAGAGAAGTATGGGTAGTCTTGCAGTTGCTGCAGAG GTATTTGAAATAAGTCCATCGCTGCATGTAGTTGAATTACATAAATCATATGGAGATCCTTCAGTTTATAGACAG TTATGTAAAAAGCTATCAAATGATTTAAGCGTCCCATCGGGTCAAGGACTGTTGACCACACAAGTGTGA